The following is a genomic window from Chloracidobacterium sp..
GTACTGAAGTGATCTACTTCGGCGGCGAGCCTTATTATTACTACTATTATCCGAACGGCTACTATCAGTTCTACGGGCAGCGAACAGGCCGCGTGCAGGACGGATACTTTGCCGGCGGACAATTTTGGCCTACCGGACCGCGAACAAGGCCGATGCCGATGTTCGCAACACCGCAACACAAATGATCAAAGAAGGTTGGGAAGCCGTCATCGGCATGGAGATACACACGCAGCTTGCGACCGCGACGAAAATATTCTGCGGCTGCAAGGTTGAGACAGGCGGCGAGCCGAATTCGAATACATGCCCGGTGTGCCTCGGTCTTCCCGGTGCGTTACCCGTGCTTAATGAGAGAGTGATCGAATTTGCCGCTCGTGCAGCGCTTGCGCTCGGGCTTGAGATACAGCCGGTATCGATCTTCTCACGAAAGAATTATTTCTACCCTGATCTGCCTAAAGGTTATCAGATATCGCAGTATGACAAGCCGTTCTCGGCGAACGGAAAGTTGACGATAATGACCTCGGAGCGTGACGAGCACGGCCGGCCGGCCGATTGGCAGCCGATGACGATAAATATTCAGCGGATGCACCTAGAGGAAGATGCCGGCAAGAACGTCCACGAAGGTTTGCCCGAAACCGACAAGTATTCTTATATCGACCTAAATCGCGCGGGTACGCCGCTCGGCGAGATCGTAACCGCTCCGGATTTTCGCTCATCCTGGCAGGCGTTCGATTATGTGAATCATGTTCGCCGGGCTCTGCGCTGGGTCGGCGCGAGCGACGCGGATATGGAGAAAGGGAACCTTCGCTGCGAAGCGAATGTCTCCGTTCGTAAAGTTGGCGGCACGGCATTTAACAATAAGGTCGAGCTAAAGAATCTCAACTCAGTGCGGTTCATGCAAAAGGCGATCGAATACGAGATCGAACGCCAGGTCGCGGCACACGAATCGGGCGAGGGCGTTCGACAAGAGACGCGGCTTTGGGATGAGAAGAACAATGTTACGCGTGTGATGCGCTCAAAGGAAGATGCTCATGATTACCGCTATTTTCCCGAGCCGGATCTGCAGCCCTTAGAGGTCAGCGAGGAGTTCATCGCATCCGTCAGCTCGAGTATGCCCGAGATGCCCGACGCGATGCGCGAGCGTTTTACCGCAACCTATAAAGTGTCGATGGCCGATGCCGCACAGTTGACCGCGGATCGCGACACAGCAGAATACTTTGAGACAACGGCGCGGATAAGCTCGAATCCGAAACTCGCGGCCAACTGGATCCTCGGTGAACTCACACGCGAGCTCAATAACTCGGGCAAGGTGATAAGCGATCCGCCGGTGACCGCCGAGAACCTTGCCGATCTGATCACGATCATCGAGTCGGGCAAGATCTCGAACAATCAGGCGAAAGAAGTGCTTGCCGATATGTTCGCCACAGGGAGAAGCGCTGACGAGGTGATCGCCGAAAAAGGCTTCGAGCAGATATCGGACACGGCGGCGATCGAGAAGATCATTGAGGATGTCATCGCCGCGAATGCTGCTCAAGCTGATGCATACAGAGGCGGCAAAACGGCACTTTTCGGCTTCTTTGTCGGACAAGTGATGAAGGCTTCGCAGGGCAAGGCGAATCCTGCCGTTGTCAACGAGTTGCTGAAACAGAAGCTATGAGCCTTACAGGAAAGACGGCGGTCGTCACAGGCGGCACGAAGGGCATCGGTTTCGCAATAGCAAAGGCACTGCTTGGCTCCGGTGCAAATGTATTTATTTGCGGCCGCACTCGGGCCGCACTCCGCGACGCCGTTGCGGCGCTGTCGGAATTCGGCACGGTTGACGGCGAGGCCTGCGATATCCGCTCCGAAGATCAGGTCAGGCAAATGTTGGCCGAGGCCGAACGCCTCTTTGGCGGCATCGACATCCTCATCAATAACGCAGGCATCGGTATAATGGGTAAAACGATCGAGGAATTAACCGGCGATGAGGTCCGCGCGACGATCGAGACGAACCTGCTGGGCGTCTTCTATTCTTGCCACTACGTTATTCCGATGATGAGGAAGCGAGGCGGCGGGTACATCATCAATATTTCGAGCCTTGCAGGACAGAACGCGCATCCGCGGATGGCGGCATACAATGCATCAAAATTCGGCCTTAACGGATTTACCGAAGCGATGATGCAGGAGGTCCGCCAAGATAATATAAAGGTGAGCTATGTTTGCCCGGGCAGTGTTAATACGGAATTTGGCGGCGATCGGCCGAGCGAAGAAAAAGCATGGCAGCTCCGGCCCGAAGACATTGCGCAGGCCGTGCTGAGCCTTTTGGCAATGGAGGAACGCGCGCTGCCCAGTAAAGTCGAGCTTAGGCCGAGCAAGCCGCCGCGCGGCTAGGCTGCCTTCGCGAGGACATTTTTGAGTAGGCCGGCGACATCCTCTTCTTTCAGCGGTTTTACAAGCAACGCTTCGGCACGGAGCGAGAGAGCAAGTTCGCGGTGATCTTCGGTACTTAGCGATGTGATCATTACGACCGGAACGTGGCCGAAATTCGCATCCGATTTTACGTACTCCAAAAATTCCCAACCATCGACGTGGGGCATTTCGACATCCGAAAGAATAAGGTCGAATTCGTTCCCGTTGAGCAGCAACTCGAGAGCCTCGGCACCGTTATTCGCCGTAACGACGATGCAGCCTGCTGCCTCGCACAATGCAGTGTTATGCCGGCGAACGGTCGCACTGTCGTCGATGACAAGGACACGCAGAGGCGTCGAACGCTTCGGCGGAGCGGGTATCGGCTCTGCCGGCTTCGAGTATGCCGAACTCAGCGGAACGCGTACCGTAAATGTCGTGCCGCGTTGAGGTTCGGTACTTAGGCTGATCTTTCCGCCGCGTGATTCGATCGATTCGCGGACGATATTCATTCCTATGCCTCGTCCGGCGTTCAGATTTACCTTTTCGGCGGTGGTTATGCCCTTATTGAATATCAGTTCCCATGCTTCGAACTCGGTCATCTGGGCGGCCTCGTCCGCAGAAAGGGTACCGTTGGCAACAGCCTTTTCTTTAAGCGCACGCGCTGAAATGCCGGAACCGTCATCTTCGATGATCAGGATCACGTCCTTTTCGTCCGTTTGCACGGAGACGGCGATCGTGCCGCGCTCGGGTTTACCGATAAGCCGGCGTGTGTCGGCCGGTTCGATGCCGTGGACGACAGCGTTCTTGAGCAAATGCAGGAGAGGCTCGATCAGAGCGTCAATGACCTGCGTGTCGAGTTCCACATCGGGCGTAATAAGCTCGAGATCGGCTTTCTTATTCTCATCCTGACAGGTCAGGTTCACTGTGCGGCGCAGCCGCGTCTCAAGTGTGCCGAAACGAACATTTCGCACACGGCGAAGCTTGGTCTGGAGTTCATCGGTCAGCTCGAACTGCGTGCGGAGAAGTTCTTCCAGGTTGTTGAAATCCGCCTCGCTTTCGGTGAACTGAGCGGTCATGAAGCACTCCATGAGTGCACCGCGATTATCGATAAGCCGCCGCGAAACATCG
Proteins encoded in this region:
- the gatB gene encoding Asp-tRNA(Asn)/Glu-tRNA(Gln) amidotransferase subunit GatB, with the translated sequence MIKEGWEAVIGMEIHTQLATATKIFCGCKVETGGEPNSNTCPVCLGLPGALPVLNERVIEFAARAALALGLEIQPVSIFSRKNYFYPDLPKGYQISQYDKPFSANGKLTIMTSERDEHGRPADWQPMTINIQRMHLEEDAGKNVHEGLPETDKYSYIDLNRAGTPLGEIVTAPDFRSSWQAFDYVNHVRRALRWVGASDADMEKGNLRCEANVSVRKVGGTAFNNKVELKNLNSVRFMQKAIEYEIERQVAAHESGEGVRQETRLWDEKNNVTRVMRSKEDAHDYRYFPEPDLQPLEVSEEFIASVSSSMPEMPDAMRERFTATYKVSMADAAQLTADRDTAEYFETTARISSNPKLAANWILGELTRELNNSGKVISDPPVTAENLADLITIIESGKISNNQAKEVLADMFATGRSADEVIAEKGFEQISDTAAIEKIIEDVIAANAAQADAYRGGKTALFGFFVGQVMKASQGKANPAVVNELLKQKL
- a CDS encoding SDR family oxidoreductase, producing MSLTGKTAVVTGGTKGIGFAIAKALLGSGANVFICGRTRAALRDAVAALSEFGTVDGEACDIRSEDQVRQMLAEAERLFGGIDILINNAGIGIMGKTIEELTGDEVRATIETNLLGVFYSCHYVIPMMRKRGGGYIINISSLAGQNAHPRMAAYNASKFGLNGFTEAMMQEVRQDNIKVSYVCPGSVNTEFGGDRPSEEKAWQLRPEDIAQAVLSLLAMEERALPSKVELRPSKPPRG
- a CDS encoding response regulator, which gives rise to MSQSEGPLPDLSRYVTDFAAFAEAARGFDQHAVADELARFAASVKMVDTGTAEVYTALDRLSAAEAALLSISFNGNELIEDVSTFVDTSFDVLDARIAEEPDPDIDAEMLEIFRSEADELLAAITHNLGMLSCAPDNAAALWEIRRNAHTFKGAAGIVGLTRASTLAHRLEDLLDKMVEAGAGANNETIDLISRSNSALISMLGGTDAVNEPDETEFVRLVKQAAAGTQPEPVKAAPAAAQPSAETHNRPQPVVRIALDRLDELIDVSRRLIDNRGALMECFMTAQFTESEADFNNLEELLRTQFELTDELQTKLRRVRNVRFGTLETRLRRTVNLTCQDENKKADLELITPDVELDTQVIDALIEPLLHLLKNAVVHGIEPADTRRLIGKPERGTIAVSVQTDEKDVILIIEDDGSGISARALKEKAVANGTLSADEAAQMTEFEAWELIFNKGITTAEKVNLNAGRGIGMNIVRESIESRGGKISLSTEPQRGTTFTVRVPLSSAYSKPAEPIPAPPKRSTPLRVLVIDDSATVRRHNTALCEAAGCIVVTANNGAEALELLLNGNEFDLILSDVEMPHVDGWEFLEYVKSDANFGHVPVVMITSLSTEDHRELALSLRAEALLVKPLKEEDVAGLLKNVLAKAA